In a genomic window of Pelodiscus sinensis isolate JC-2024 chromosome 32, ASM4963464v1, whole genome shotgun sequence:
- the LOC142823163 gene encoding uncharacterized protein LOC142823163, whose amino-acid sequence MEEPYKMSLIRSKGSVSESPEQEKSPRSPDESEAQQQNTPEESKSAHSMQGVRKRKGTIVRRRTFMGERPNICIECGKSFLQSSDLINHRRIHTGEKPYKCIDCGKSFSVSSNLIRHQRTHTGEKPYNCPDCGKNFTDKSTLTQHQRVHTGEKPYMCIDCGKSFSRSSHHKRHLRSPPGKRQGKCTHRESTAVGKVKETKASKKRTSAIEIPNTCAECWQSFSQNSDLVKHMRIHTGEKPYECPDCGKRFNVSSNLIRHQRIHTGEKPYTCSDCGKSFTDKSTLTQHYRIHTGEKPYICAYCGKSFSHSSHHKRHEKIHKGRNSVSFLPLWPYPTQTF is encoded by the coding sequence ATGGAGGAACCATATAAGATGTCTCTGATAAGATCCAAAGGCAGTGTTTCTGAGAGCCCTGAGCAGGAAAAATCCCCTAGGAGTCCAGATGAATCAGAAGCACAGCAGCAAAACACTCCAGAGGAAAGTAAGTCTGCTCACAGCATGCAAGGTGTGAGGAAACGCAAAGGTACCATTGTCCGCCGGAGAACATTCATGGGGGAAAGGCCCAACATCTGCattgagtgtgggaaaagcttccttcAGAGTTCAGACCTTATTAATCATCGgcgaatccacacaggggagaagccCTATAAATGcattgactgtgggaaaagcttcagcgtCAGCTCAAACCTCATCCGGCaccagagaacccacacaggggagaaaccctacaactgccctgactgtgggaaaaacttcacgGACAAGTCGACCCTGACTCAACACCAGCGCGTCCACACGGGTGAGAAGCCCTACATGTGCATCGACTGCGGGAAGAGCTTTAGCCGCAGCTCCCACCACAAGAGACATCTGAGGAGCCCTCCAGGGAAGAGGCAAGGTAAATGCACCCACCGGGAAAGCACTGCTGTTGGGAAGGTGAAAGAAACCAAAGCATCAAAGAAGAGAACCTCAGCCATCGAGATCCCCAACACATGCGCCGAGTGCTGGCAGAGCTTTAGCCAGAACTCGGACCTGGTCAAACACATGCGGATCCACACGGGCGAGAAACCCTATGAGTGTCCCGACTGCGGGAAAAGATTCAACGTCAGCTCTAACCTGATCAGACACCAGAGgatccacacgggagagaaaccctacacgtgctctgactgcgggaaaagcttcactgACAAATCCACCCTCACCCAGCATTACCGGATCCACACGGGCGAGAAACCCTATATATGTGCTTATTGCGGGAAAAGCTTTAGTCACAGCTCCCACCACAAGAGACATGAGAAAATCCATAAAGGAAGGAATTCGGTGTCCTTCCTGCCATTATGGCCCTACCCCACTCAGACATTCTAG